A genomic window from Anthocerotibacter panamensis C109 includes:
- a CDS encoding NADP-dependent oxidoreductase, translated as MNSAINRQFRLKYRPEHRVTRDHFDFVEEPLPQPGPGQALLRNLYLSLDPTNRIWMSDMEQYMPPVQLGDVMRGSGIAQVIASQDPHYQVGDLVMGLIGWQDYTMTDQALRYAPLPKGLPLDLPTVLGVLGPTGLTAYFGLLEVGQPKSGETVVISAAAGAVGSIVGQIAQLKGCRAVGITGSSEKCAWLTGELGFAAAVNHRDLGWKDQLKQACPNGVDINFENVGGEILDTVSSLLKLRARIVLCGLISAYNNGHSMASRADLVPILMKRARIEGFIVLDFAERFAEAQAELGQWLIAGKLKHRETIVEGLEHVPEAFNKLFDGDKIGKLMVKIADPQ; from the coding sequence ATGAACAGCGCGATCAACCGCCAATTCCGCCTGAAATATCGCCCAGAACACCGTGTCACCAGAGATCACTTCGACTTTGTAGAGGAACCCCTTCCTCAGCCCGGTCCCGGACAGGCACTCCTGCGCAATCTATACCTCTCCCTTGACCCGACCAACCGCATTTGGATGAGCGATATGGAGCAGTACATGCCGCCGGTCCAATTGGGTGATGTGATGCGCGGCAGCGGTATCGCTCAGGTCATCGCCTCGCAAGATCCCCACTATCAGGTGGGAGACCTCGTGATGGGTCTGATAGGCTGGCAGGACTATACGATGACGGACCAAGCGTTGCGCTATGCGCCTCTACCTAAGGGCTTGCCCCTAGACCTCCCGACAGTACTTGGCGTGTTGGGGCCGACCGGGCTGACGGCTTATTTCGGGCTTTTGGAAGTGGGCCAACCCAAGTCCGGTGAGACTGTGGTCATCTCGGCGGCAGCTGGAGCTGTGGGCTCAATAGTGGGTCAGATCGCCCAATTGAAAGGCTGCCGTGCGGTGGGGATCACCGGATCGTCAGAGAAGTGCGCTTGGCTTACCGGGGAGCTTGGCTTTGCGGCGGCTGTCAATCACCGAGACCTGGGCTGGAAAGATCAGCTCAAACAAGCCTGTCCCAACGGCGTAGATATAAATTTTGAAAACGTCGGCGGCGAGATCCTGGACACGGTGTCTTCCCTGCTCAAGCTCCGGGCACGCATAGTCCTCTGTGGGCTGATCTCTGCCTATAACAACGGTCACAGCATGGCGAGTCGGGCTGACCTCGTCCCCATCCTGATGAAGCGTGCCCGCATTGAGGGTTTTATCGTCCTTGACTTCGCTGAGCGCTTCGCTGAAGCTCAAGCCGAGTTGGGTCAGTGGTTGATCGCGGGGAAACTGAAGCACCGCGAAACCATCGTCGAAGGGCTGGAGCATGTCCCCGAAGCCTTTAATAAGCTGTTCGATGGCGACAAGATCGGCAAGTTGATGGTCAAAATTGCCGACCCGCAGTAG
- a CDS encoding cytochrome c biogenesis CcdA family protein, producing the protein MNLSLLALAPLAGLATVLSPCVLPVLPILVGRSLQSHRYGPVALVAGLALSFALVGSVLSLWAEFLGPLNSLLREAAIVVLLLLGLGAAFPKLSYGFFGWVGQIFLPLTKIFGDRAEKEERGLWAEFLVGTQLGVVWIPCAGPVLGAILTLVTVQQAVLPGFLALLAYALGAAIPMLALSYGGRGMVERVRWLYPHTEKVQRVGGVLIALSAVAMLLGWDNELQLLLAPLFPSIPL; encoded by the coding sequence ATGAATCTATCCCTCCTGGCTCTTGCACCCCTAGCGGGACTGGCGACGGTCCTCTCGCCTTGTGTTTTGCCGGTCCTACCCATTCTGGTGGGCCGTTCCCTCCAAAGTCACCGCTACGGACCTGTGGCTTTGGTGGCGGGTCTCGCCCTTTCTTTTGCTCTGGTTGGGAGTGTCCTGAGTCTGTGGGCGGAGTTCCTGGGTCCGCTCAATAGTCTTCTGCGAGAGGCTGCGATCGTTGTCCTATTGCTGCTGGGACTAGGAGCGGCATTTCCCAAACTCAGCTATGGTTTTTTTGGCTGGGTCGGTCAGATTTTCTTACCCTTGACCAAGATTTTTGGAGACCGTGCCGAGAAGGAAGAGCGCGGACTCTGGGCAGAATTCTTGGTCGGTACACAGTTGGGGGTCGTATGGATTCCCTGCGCCGGTCCGGTCCTGGGTGCAATCCTGACGCTGGTGACCGTGCAACAGGCTGTCCTTCCCGGTTTTCTTGCTCTTTTGGCCTATGCTTTGGGAGCGGCAATACCGATGCTAGCCCTCTCTTACGGGGGAAGGGGCATGGTGGAACGGGTCCGCTGGCTCTACCCCCACACTGAAAAAGTTCAGCGTGTGGGCGGCGTACTCATTGCCTTGAGCGCAGTTGCCATGCTCCTTGGTTGGGATAACGAACTTCAGCTATTACTGGCCCCGCTTTTCCCAAGTATTCCTCTATAA
- a CDS encoding redoxin domain-containing protein — protein sequence MDRRNILGLGVLGALGLGFGLTRPGQAAQAGERLPEFQGISNWLNSQPLSVNDLRGKVVAVQFWTLGCINCQRTLPSVVSLYSKYADKGLVIVGVHTPEFPFERELKNVQAAIKQRNIAYPVAVDNGFKTWRAYNNEYWPHLFIADRKGILRYDHIGEGAYDENERVVKKLLAEA from the coding sequence ATGGACCGGCGAAATATTTTGGGATTAGGAGTATTAGGAGCGTTGGGCTTGGGCTTTGGGCTTACCCGCCCAGGACAGGCGGCGCAAGCAGGAGAACGGCTACCGGAGTTTCAAGGCATCAGTAACTGGCTCAACAGTCAGCCCTTGTCGGTGAATGACTTACGGGGCAAGGTGGTCGCAGTTCAGTTCTGGACGCTGGGTTGCATCAACTGTCAGCGCACGCTGCCTTCTGTTGTCAGCCTCTACAGCAAGTATGCAGACAAAGGGCTGGTCATCGTCGGGGTCCACACCCCTGAATTCCCCTTCGAGCGGGAACTCAAAAATGTCCAAGCAGCGATCAAGCAGCGCAACATTGCCTACCCTGTCGCTGTAGACAATGGCTTCAAAACTTGGCGCGCCTACAATAACGAATACTGGCCGCACCTCTTTATCGCTGACCGCAAGGGCATCCTACGCTACGATCACATCGGAGAAGGGGCCTACGACGAAAACGAACGCGTCGTGAAAAAGCTGCTCGCCGAAGCCTAG
- a CDS encoding molybdopterin-dependent oxidoreductase produces MSNTRRRTFIKLSALGVLLSGCGVGETQQTVNETFHQLSDPLNASFEQLLFSTQRLAPEFPAAQIDRLTPLGNTVEDVIPELDAQEYRLTVGGLVNNPTTLSLEQIQALPHKSQVIRQVCVEGWSKIVQWGGLPLVELLKQVEPTPEARYVFFRSAEGFRDTQGDLYGYYETWDLASCVHPQTLLVYEHNGEPITQENGAPLRVGSPIKLGYKNIKYVQEIMLVNKIPEQVGYWEDEGYEWYGGL; encoded by the coding sequence ATGTCAAACACCAGACGGCGTACCTTCATCAAACTGAGTGCCCTGGGCGTCCTCCTCTCCGGCTGTGGCGTGGGGGAGACACAGCAAACAGTCAATGAAACCTTCCATCAGCTCTCAGACCCGCTCAATGCCAGCTTTGAGCAACTGCTGTTCAGTACACAGCGCCTCGCCCCCGAATTCCCGGCAGCGCAAATTGACCGGCTGACCCCATTGGGCAATACCGTCGAGGATGTCATCCCTGAGTTGGACGCGCAGGAGTATCGTTTGACGGTGGGGGGTCTGGTCAACAACCCGACGACCCTGAGCCTGGAGCAAATCCAAGCGCTGCCGCACAAATCGCAGGTCATCCGTCAGGTGTGTGTCGAGGGCTGGTCAAAAATCGTGCAGTGGGGGGGGCTGCCCTTGGTGGAGTTGCTCAAACAGGTCGAGCCGACCCCCGAAGCGCGCTATGTGTTCTTTCGTTCTGCCGAGGGGTTCCGGGACACTCAGGGCGACCTGTATGGTTACTACGAGACATGGGACCTGGCTTCTTGTGTGCATCCGCAGACGTTGTTGGTGTACGAGCACAATGGGGAGCCGATTACCCAGGAGAATGGAGCGCCGCTACGGGTGGGCTCGCCCATCAAGTTGGGGTACAAGAACATCAAATATGTACAGGAAATCATGTTGGTCAACAAGATCCCCGAGCAGGTGGGCTATTGGGAGGACGAGGGCTACGAATGGTACGGTGGGCTCTAG
- a CDS encoding cytochrome b/b6 domain-containing protein yields MTTKSTTRKPPIPKQDLAAKLFHWVNIVSLFALMGSGLRIYNANPVFGGRGSFSFPVGMTLGVGLAGGRHWHFFFMWFFGLNLLWYGLYIFATKRWKNRYVGSADLKVLREGTNPKRKNYAFHRLVYTSFIPMLLLSLLTGLGMWKPVQFGWIVTLFGSWQTLRTLHFISIPAVLLLLIFHSLLALKVGEWRLVRSIFA; encoded by the coding sequence ATGACCACCAAAAGTACCACGCGCAAGCCCCCGATACCCAAACAGGACTTGGCCGCCAAGCTCTTTCACTGGGTCAATATTGTCAGTCTCTTTGCCTTGATGGGCAGCGGCTTGCGCATCTACAACGCCAACCCGGTTTTTGGCGGGCGCGGTAGCTTCTCCTTTCCGGTGGGGATGACCTTGGGCGTGGGATTGGCTGGGGGACGGCACTGGCACTTCTTCTTCATGTGGTTTTTTGGACTTAACTTACTCTGGTATGGCCTCTATATCTTCGCTACCAAGCGCTGGAAGAACCGCTATGTCGGCAGCGCAGACCTCAAAGTCCTGCGCGAAGGCACCAATCCCAAACGCAAAAACTATGCCTTTCACCGCTTGGTCTACACTTCGTTTATTCCCATGCTGCTGCTGTCTTTGCTGACTGGGCTGGGGATGTGGAAACCGGTACAGTTTGGCTGGATCGTGACGCTCTTCGGCAGTTGGCAGACGCTCAGGACTTTGCACTTCATCTCCATCCCGGCGGTGCTGCTGCTGCTGATTTTTCACTCCCTGCTCGCCCTCAAGGTCGGCGAGTGGCGCTTAGTCCGCTCGATTTTCGCGTAG
- a CDS encoding pentapeptide MXKDX repeat protein: MRTIPVALLLAALTVLPAQVTPVLAQTGDAMKKEDAMKGDAMKKDAMKGDAMKGDAMKKDAMKGDAMKGDAMKGDAMKGDAMKKTATKKKSTKKTTAMKGDAMKGDAMKKDAMKGDAMKGDAMKGDAMKGDAMKKDAMKKDAMKEKP, encoded by the coding sequence ATGCGTACTATTCCTGTTGCCCTGCTGTTAGCTGCTCTGACCGTGCTGCCTGCCCAAGTCACCCCTGTGCTGGCCCAAACGGGTGATGCCATGAAGAAAGAAGACGCCATGAAGGGCGATGCCATGAAGAAGGACGCCATGAAAGGCGACGCCATGAAAGGCGATGCCATGAAGAAGGACGCCATGAAAGGCGATGCCATGAAAGGCGACGCCATGAAAGGTGATGCCATGAAGGGCGACGCCATGAAGAAAACCGCTACGAAGAAGAAAAGCACCAAAAAAACGACTGCCATGAAAGGTGATGCTATGAAGGGCGACGCCATGAAGAAAGACGCCATGAAGGGCGACGCCATGAAAGGCGATGCCATGAAAGGCGATGCCATGAAAGGCGATGCCATGAAGAAAGACGCCATGAAGAAAGACGCCATGAAAGAAAAGCCGTAA
- a CDS encoding THUMP domain-containing class I SAM-dependent RNA methyltransferase, whose product MNCYFATVARGLESVVARELEGLGGRDIHLDFAGVHFTGDKALLYRVNLWARTIFRVLAPIREFPCPDAQALYREVQAIDWAEYLTPGHTLAVDATGLSPALNHTHFTALQVKNAIVDQQRKQTGERSSVDSKSPDVRLNLHIHQDRCILSRDSSGTSLHRRGYRPAMGVAPLKETLAAALLALAGWEPEMPFLDPLCGSGTLPLEAGLKSLNLAPGLFRSHFGFLTWPDFDSQCWEDLCQEAHSAALFHLRAPIFGRDQDPEVLKLAQTNAERCGLEDHIAFACCTLADLEAPAPTGVLLCNPPYGERLGDLRDLEPLYKLLGDVFKQRFKGWTAFILTGNRELAKRVGLRTAARIPVYNGALPCTLLKYELY is encoded by the coding sequence ATGAACTGCTATTTCGCCACGGTCGCTCGGGGACTGGAATCTGTCGTAGCCCGAGAGTTGGAGGGTCTAGGCGGGCGGGATATCCACCTGGATTTCGCGGGTGTGCACTTCACGGGGGACAAGGCCCTGCTCTATCGGGTGAACCTGTGGGCGCGGACTATTTTTCGGGTGTTGGCGCCGATTCGGGAGTTTCCCTGCCCGGATGCTCAAGCCCTCTATCGGGAAGTCCAAGCTATTGATTGGGCGGAATACCTCACCCCCGGTCATACCCTCGCGGTAGATGCCACTGGTCTGAGCCCCGCCTTAAACCATACCCATTTCACCGCGCTCCAGGTCAAAAATGCCATCGTGGACCAACAACGCAAGCAGACTGGGGAGCGCTCCAGTGTAGATTCCAAAAGCCCCGACGTGCGCCTCAATCTCCACATTCATCAGGATCGTTGTATCCTGAGCCGGGACAGTTCGGGGACGAGCTTGCATCGGCGGGGCTATCGACCGGCTATGGGTGTTGCTCCGCTCAAGGAAACTCTGGCGGCAGCCCTCCTCGCTCTAGCCGGGTGGGAACCAGAGATGCCTTTCCTCGACCCGCTCTGTGGCTCGGGAACCCTGCCGTTGGAGGCGGGTCTGAAGAGCTTGAATCTGGCCCCCGGACTCTTTCGCAGTCATTTCGGCTTCCTGACTTGGCCCGACTTTGACTCCCAATGCTGGGAGGACCTCTGCCAAGAAGCACACAGCGCCGCCCTGTTTCACCTCCGAGCGCCTATCTTTGGCCGTGACCAAGACCCGGAGGTGCTAAAACTGGCCCAGACCAATGCTGAACGCTGTGGTCTGGAGGACCATATAGCCTTTGCCTGCTGTACCTTGGCGGACCTCGAAGCTCCAGCTCCAACAGGGGTCCTCTTGTGTAACCCTCCCTATGGGGAGCGGCTGGGAGACCTCCGAGACCTGGAGCCGCTCTATAAGCTGCTGGGGGATGTCTTTAAACAGCGCTTCAAAGGCTGGACCGCTTTTATCCTCACGGGCAACCGCGAACTGGCTAAGCGGGTAGGCTTGCGAACCGCAGCCCGTATCCCTGTCTATAACGGCGCTTTGCCCTGCACGCTACTCAAATACGAGCTTTATTGA
- a CDS encoding PAS domain-containing protein, whose product MFESRIEKAQKHFVDLLQRSQVFPTERGIPVEQKLLLEEALMELSVNLEELQVVTEELHRQDEALITAREVVEAEHLYYQELFDTAPHAYLVTDPEGLIRLANHAACTLFNVAPAFLKGKPLITFVVMEERKTFRARLVRVRQVSLSQTWEAALQPRNHVPLTACLTVTPIYDRDERVLELRWQMWDTTRHKRIQESLQRTNASLEAQIKEQTEAQEARLAEVEQLQRRWRSEVSEREQLARELQYSQEELARAQEALRQIQVCYTGDSLLVHQEG is encoded by the coding sequence ATGTTCGAGTCGCGCATTGAAAAAGCTCAAAAGCACTTTGTCGATCTGCTCCAACGGTCGCAGGTCTTCCCCACAGAGCGCGGGATCCCGGTCGAACAAAAGCTTCTATTAGAAGAAGCGCTCATGGAACTCTCGGTCAATCTGGAGGAGCTCCAAGTTGTTACTGAGGAACTCCATCGGCAGGATGAGGCCCTGATTACCGCTCGGGAGGTGGTCGAGGCGGAGCACCTCTACTATCAGGAACTCTTTGACACGGCCCCTCATGCCTATTTGGTCACCGACCCTGAGGGGTTGATTCGCTTGGCAAACCACGCCGCCTGCACCCTTTTTAACGTCGCTCCAGCTTTTCTCAAGGGCAAGCCACTGATCACCTTCGTGGTGATGGAGGAACGGAAGACTTTTCGGGCACGTCTGGTCCGGGTGCGCCAAGTCTCTCTCTCCCAGACTTGGGAAGCAGCCCTACAGCCACGCAACCATGTTCCCTTGACTGCCTGCCTGACGGTCACCCCTATCTATGACCGGGACGAACGGGTGCTAGAGTTACGCTGGCAGATGTGGGATACCACCCGGCACAAACGTATCCAAGAGAGTCTCCAACGGACTAACGCGAGCCTAGAAGCACAAATTAAGGAGCAAACCGAAGCCCAGGAAGCCCGACTCGCGGAAGTGGAACAACTCCAGCGCCGCTGGCGTAGCGAAGTCAGCGAGCGCGAACAACTGGCCCGAGAACTCCAGTACTCTCAAGAGGAACTGGCCCGCGCCCAAGAAGCCCTGCGGCAAATCCAGGTCTGCTACACGGGTGACTCCTTACTGGTCCACCAGGAAGGATAA
- a CDS encoding TauD/TfdA family dioxygenase codes for MGIQIAPLAAGYGATLLAEDETDISTLNRDEVIALFCRYHLLLFRGFAVDRNGFKAFSDQFGGDFMAYVGGSHNQREAVNKDKTLMTVTGRRLKFGIPLHGEMYYLKHKPTLLWFYCATPALQNGETTVCDGAQIYQALSPTTQMLFQTKRIKYTRHYADGVWQEVYQTDNLEEVAQACQANDIQLTVHSADRSVTSEYVCWATVRDPDGQEIFINNILPVIGGEYLQGKKDSIVRFEDDTKIPDAVLYELKAVADQLALPIAWQRGDLVMVDNTRLLHGRRPFNDDQRDIYVRLSYTAF; via the coding sequence ATGGGCATCCAGATTGCACCCTTGGCTGCTGGGTATGGCGCAACGCTCCTGGCTGAAGACGAGACCGATATCTCCACGCTCAACCGAGATGAAGTCATTGCGCTGTTCTGTCGCTACCACCTGCTGCTCTTTCGGGGATTTGCGGTGGACCGGAATGGGTTTAAGGCTTTTAGCGACCAGTTCGGGGGCGACTTCATGGCCTACGTCGGGGGGTCGCACAACCAGCGCGAGGCAGTCAATAAAGATAAGACACTCATGACGGTGACCGGGCGCAGGCTTAAGTTTGGTATTCCTCTGCACGGGGAGATGTACTACCTCAAGCATAAGCCGACCCTGCTCTGGTTCTACTGCGCGACGCCTGCGCTCCAGAATGGCGAGACGACTGTCTGTGATGGAGCCCAGATCTATCAGGCTCTGAGTCCGACTACCCAGATGCTATTTCAGACCAAGCGCATCAAATATACCCGCCACTACGCCGATGGTGTGTGGCAGGAGGTCTACCAGACCGACAACCTGGAAGAGGTCGCTCAAGCCTGTCAAGCCAATGACATCCAGCTCACCGTCCACAGCGCCGACCGCTCGGTCACCTCGGAGTACGTCTGTTGGGCTACCGTCCGAGACCCCGACGGTCAGGAGATTTTTATCAACAACATCCTGCCGGTCATCGGGGGTGAATATCTCCAGGGCAAGAAAGATAGCATTGTTCGCTTTGAAGATGACACCAAGATACCTGACGCGGTGCTCTACGAACTGAAGGCCGTTGCGGATCAATTGGCCTTGCCTATCGCTTGGCAGCGTGGAGATTTGGTGATGGTGGACAATACGCGCTTACTCCATGGCAGGCGGCCTTTTAACGACGACCAGCGCGATATCTACGTCCGGCTGAGCTACACTGCTTTTTGA